The following proteins are encoded in a genomic region of Amycolatopsis sulphurea:
- the alc gene encoding allantoicase, whose translation MEEPLPVRPEWTDQPDLASRQFGGTVMWATDELFAEKENLVNPWRPVHRAETFGPKGQVYDGWETRRRRASGDDHAIVRLGLGGVLSGVIVDTAFFKGNYPPFVSVAAVSVPGYPSAEELRGADWEVLVDHAPAAGDAENVFPVTSPRRYTHVRLTQHPDGGVARLRVHGDPVPDPALLDPRSLDLAALENGARVTGCSNRFYSSPNNLFSPGLAAHQAEGWETARRRDDGNDWVTVALAGAGLVRFAELDTSNLKGNAPGWAVVSGRLDDGEWAPLLPRTRLQPDTRHRFALAEGPEITEARLDIYPDGGLARLRLHGELTKRGRESVTARFAETTA comes from the coding sequence ATGGAGGAACCCCTGCCCGTCCGTCCGGAGTGGACAGATCAGCCAGACCTGGCGTCACGGCAGTTCGGCGGGACCGTCATGTGGGCCACCGACGAGCTGTTCGCGGAGAAGGAGAACCTGGTCAACCCGTGGCGCCCGGTGCACCGGGCGGAGACCTTCGGTCCCAAAGGCCAGGTCTACGACGGCTGGGAGACCCGGCGGCGCCGCGCATCCGGCGACGACCACGCGATCGTGCGGCTCGGCCTCGGCGGGGTGCTCTCCGGCGTGATCGTGGATACCGCGTTCTTCAAGGGAAACTACCCGCCGTTCGTCTCGGTCGCGGCCGTGTCGGTGCCCGGTTATCCGAGCGCGGAAGAGCTGCGGGGCGCGGACTGGGAGGTTCTGGTGGACCACGCGCCGGCGGCCGGGGACGCGGAGAACGTCTTCCCGGTCACCTCCCCGCGCCGCTACACGCACGTGCGGCTCACCCAGCATCCCGACGGCGGCGTGGCCCGGCTCCGCGTGCACGGTGACCCGGTCCCCGATCCCGCCCTGCTGGATCCGCGGTCGCTGGACCTGGCCGCGCTGGAGAACGGCGCCCGGGTCACCGGCTGCAGCAACAGGTTCTACTCCTCGCCGAACAACCTGTTCTCTCCCGGATTGGCCGCGCACCAGGCGGAAGGCTGGGAAACCGCCCGCCGCCGCGACGACGGCAACGACTGGGTGACGGTGGCGCTGGCCGGCGCGGGCCTCGTCCGGTTCGCGGAACTGGACACGAGCAACCTCAAGGGCAACGCCCCGGGCTGGGCCGTGGTGAGCGGCAGGCTCGACGACGGCGAGTGGGCGCCGTTGCTGCCCCGCACGCGGCTGCAACCGGACACCCGCCACCGCTTCGCACTGGCGGAGGGTCCGGAGATCACCGAGGCCCGCCTGGACATCTACCCGGACGGCGGCTTGGCCCGCTTGCGCCTGCACGGCGAATTGACGAAACGCGGCCGCGAATCCGTGACCGCACGTTTCGCTGAGACGACCGCTTGA
- a CDS encoding putative RNA methyltransferase, with product MTAAGPGIDPLPPRVVDALRCSVCGSPIELAGRTLRCESRHSFDLARQGYVNLLHARIPAGTADTAPMVEARSALLTSGAYAPLADAVAAAAGAPSGLVVDAGAGPGYYLSRVLDAAPSAVGLALDVSAIALRRAARAHPRLGAAVWNLWEPWPVGDGVAEVVLDVFSPRNAAEFHRVLAPGGILVVAAPLPGHLAELGDLVLAVDERKEQRLETTLGTHFTREAVTEVVRTSAFTAQQVHDVVAMGPAGFHLDRDGRGERLRSAAARDVTLAVTVGVWRRND from the coding sequence ATGACAGCAGCCGGACCCGGAATCGACCCATTGCCACCACGGGTCGTGGACGCACTGCGCTGTTCGGTGTGCGGTTCCCCCATCGAGTTGGCCGGGCGCACTCTGCGTTGCGAAAGCCGTCACTCGTTCGACTTGGCCCGCCAGGGTTACGTCAATCTGTTGCACGCGCGGATCCCGGCCGGCACGGCGGACACGGCGCCGATGGTGGAGGCGCGCTCGGCATTGCTCACTTCGGGCGCGTACGCGCCTCTTGCGGACGCCGTCGCCGCCGCAGCCGGCGCGCCGAGCGGCTTGGTCGTGGACGCCGGTGCGGGGCCGGGCTACTACCTCTCTCGGGTCCTGGACGCGGCGCCGTCGGCCGTCGGCCTTGCGTTGGACGTGTCGGCCATAGCGTTGCGTCGCGCGGCAAGGGCGCACCCACGACTGGGCGCCGCGGTGTGGAACCTGTGGGAGCCGTGGCCGGTGGGCGACGGCGTCGCCGAAGTGGTGCTCGACGTCTTCTCGCCGCGCAACGCGGCCGAATTCCACCGGGTCCTCGCGCCTGGCGGCATTCTCGTCGTGGCCGCGCCGCTGCCCGGCCACCTCGCCGAACTGGGTGACCTCGTGCTCGCGGTGGACGAACGGAAGGAACAGCGCCTCGAAACCACTCTCGGCACGCACTTCACCCGTGAAGCGGTCACAGAGGTGGTGCGGACGAGCGCTTTCACCGCGCAGCAGGTACACGACGTGGTCGCGATGGGACCGGCAGGGTTCCACCTGGACCGCGACGGGCGTGGGGAGCGGCTTCGGTCCGCCGCTGCCAGGGACGTGACGCTCGCCGTGACGGTCGGCGTCTGGCGACGTAACGACTGA
- a CDS encoding WXG100 family type VII secretion target, protein MSLVEPTTTTGAGVADSWHSVASSIREIRDLHGADAAAVGVEIGVSLAGAIADTVAFALDPLGKLIAAGLGWMVEHLSFLKMPLDKLAGDPAAIKAMAEQLHRTGEDLRNSAKDLDRTLEKTITEWQGGGFEAFRNEIGQRRGQIESAGQSVDAAGYVVETTMALVTASRALIRDMITTFLGEIISTMLIALGMAAFTFGASLVAGVANCVRVGISLALDFSSKLAKILGLGGRTAARLAELAAKVKPAPGGGSAGGTQELTDLRPPTPHNPGTPPPPDRSTPPPREVHEEDPYATWLAADRHFNPPPHTENALPSHDTGTPSLHSERPSSDTTTTSTTSTAGTEPPAPKPQSPFKPYDIGFMKKHEDWMKSACERIKGYTGGKNAWDDIVKAPDKFFQKYPEAYPYLKGIADTKSSKNLVGWGGKSAVTLDKSLTDVQMQADDAWAQSDEQWRTDPAAQKA, encoded by the coding sequence ATGAGCCTCGTCGAGCCGACCACCACCACCGGCGCGGGCGTCGCGGACAGCTGGCACAGCGTCGCCTCCTCGATCCGGGAGATCCGGGATCTGCACGGCGCGGACGCTGCCGCGGTGGGCGTGGAGATCGGGGTTTCGCTGGCCGGCGCGATCGCGGACACCGTCGCGTTCGCCCTGGACCCGCTCGGCAAGCTGATCGCCGCCGGGCTCGGCTGGATGGTCGAGCACCTGTCGTTCCTCAAGATGCCGCTGGACAAGCTGGCCGGTGACCCCGCCGCGATCAAGGCGATGGCCGAACAGCTGCATCGGACCGGCGAAGACCTGCGTAACTCCGCGAAGGACCTGGACCGCACTCTGGAGAAGACGATCACCGAGTGGCAGGGTGGCGGCTTCGAGGCGTTCCGGAACGAGATCGGGCAGCGGCGCGGCCAGATCGAGAGCGCCGGGCAGTCGGTCGACGCCGCCGGTTACGTCGTGGAGACGACGATGGCGCTGGTCACCGCGTCGCGTGCGCTGATCCGGGACATGATCACCACGTTCCTCGGCGAGATCATCTCCACCATGCTGATCGCGCTGGGGATGGCGGCGTTCACCTTCGGCGCGTCGCTCGTGGCCGGGGTGGCCAACTGCGTCCGGGTGGGGATCTCGCTGGCGCTGGACTTCTCGTCGAAGCTGGCCAAGATCCTCGGGCTCGGCGGGCGCACCGCGGCGCGGCTGGCGGAGCTGGCCGCGAAGGTCAAGCCCGCGCCGGGCGGCGGCAGCGCGGGAGGCACGCAGGAGCTGACCGATCTTCGGCCGCCTACCCCGCACAACCCCGGCACGCCGCCTCCGCCGGACAGGAGCACCCCGCCGCCCCGAGAGGTGCACGAGGAAGACCCGTACGCGACGTGGCTGGCCGCGGATAGGCACTTCAATCCGCCGCCCCACACCGAAAACGCACTGCCGTCGCACGACACGGGCACCCCATCGCTGCACAGTGAGCGTCCATCGTCCGACACGACGACCACGTCGACCACTTCGACAGCCGGAACCGAGCCGCCCGCACCGAAGCCGCAGTCGCCGTTCAAGCCCTACGACATCGGGTTCATGAAGAAGCACGAGGACTGGATGAAGTCCGCGTGCGAGCGCATCAAGGGCTACACCGGCGGCAAGAACGCCTGGGACGACATCGTCAAGGCACCGGACAAGTTCTTCCAGAAGTACCCGGAGGCCTACCCGTACCTGAAGGGCATCGCCGACACGAAGAGCAGCAAGAACCTCGTGGGCTGGGGCGGCAAATCGGCGGTCACGCTCGACAAGTCCCTCACCGACGTCCAGATGCAGGCGGACGACGCCTGGGCGCAGTCGGACGAGCAGTGGCGCACGGACCCGGCAGCGCAGAAGGCCTGA
- a CDS encoding P-II family nitrogen regulator: MKLITAIVKPFTLDDIRSALEQLGVLGMTVGEVQGYGRQKGHTEVYRGAEYSVDFVSKLKIEVVTDDTAVEKVLDAITTAAHTGKIGDGKVWVTPVETVIRVRTGERGTDAL; this comes from the coding sequence ATGAAGCTGATCACCGCGATCGTCAAGCCGTTCACGCTCGACGACATCCGGTCCGCGCTGGAGCAGCTGGGCGTGCTCGGCATGACGGTCGGCGAAGTGCAGGGCTACGGCAGGCAGAAGGGGCACACCGAGGTCTACCGCGGCGCCGAGTACTCGGTGGACTTCGTGAGCAAGCTGAAGATCGAGGTCGTCACCGACGACACGGCGGTGGAGAAGGTGCTCGACGCGATCACCACCGCCGCGCACACCGGGAAGATCGGCGACGGCAAGGTGTGGGTCACCCCGGTCGAGACGGTGATCCGGGTCCGGACCGGCGAACGCGGCACGGACGCGCTCTAG
- the allB gene encoding allantoinase AllB, with product MDLVVRAARAVTPAGEGPVTLGVEDGRIAVVVPGSVDLPGTRVMALGEDEVLLPGLVDTHVHVNDPGRAEWEGFETATRAAAAGGVTTIVDMPLNSLPPTVDVVSLAVKRAAAEGRVHVDVGFWGGAVPGNEGALRALHDEGAFGFKCFLLHSGVDEFPPLDPAGLESAMRELASFGAQLIVHAEDSEAIDAAPDPRGERYADFLSSRPRGAENLAIAHVIEAARRTGARAHVLHLSSSDALQLIAGARRDGVALSVETCPHYLSFVAEEIRDGATQFKCCPPIREAGNRELLWKGLADGVIETVVSDHSPCTPELKRFDTGDFGLAWGGISSLQLGLPAVWTQARQRGFTLSDVVAWMSENPAAQVGMRRKGRLEPGCDADFCVFAPDEAFVVDVAKLAHRNPVSAYDQRPLAGVVRGTWLRGEPVTGGEPRGRLLRRGDC from the coding sequence ATGGATCTCGTGGTACGCGCCGCTCGGGCGGTGACTCCGGCCGGGGAAGGCCCGGTGACGCTCGGGGTCGAAGACGGCCGAATCGCCGTAGTGGTGCCCGGATCCGTGGACCTGCCGGGTACGCGGGTGATGGCACTCGGCGAAGACGAGGTGTTGCTGCCCGGGCTCGTCGACACCCATGTGCACGTCAACGATCCGGGCCGGGCGGAGTGGGAAGGGTTCGAGACGGCGACTCGCGCGGCCGCCGCCGGTGGCGTCACCACCATCGTGGACATGCCCCTCAACAGCTTGCCGCCGACGGTCGACGTGGTCTCGCTGGCGGTCAAGCGCGCGGCTGCCGAGGGCCGGGTGCACGTCGACGTCGGGTTCTGGGGCGGTGCAGTGCCAGGCAACGAGGGCGCGCTGCGCGCGTTGCACGACGAGGGTGCGTTCGGGTTCAAGTGTTTCCTGCTGCATTCCGGGGTCGACGAATTCCCTCCGCTGGACCCGGCCGGGCTGGAGTCGGCGATGCGGGAGCTGGCCTCGTTCGGCGCGCAGCTGATCGTGCACGCGGAGGATTCCGAAGCGATCGACGCGGCGCCGGATCCGCGCGGCGAGCGGTACGCCGATTTCCTGTCCTCCCGTCCCCGTGGCGCGGAGAATCTGGCCATCGCGCACGTCATCGAGGCGGCCCGGCGCACGGGTGCCCGGGCACACGTCCTTCATCTGTCCTCTTCGGACGCTCTGCAGCTCATCGCCGGTGCCCGACGCGACGGTGTGGCGCTGTCGGTGGAGACCTGCCCACACTACCTGAGCTTCGTCGCCGAGGAGATCCGTGACGGGGCAACGCAATTCAAGTGCTGCCCACCGATCCGTGAGGCGGGAAACCGGGAGCTGCTGTGGAAGGGACTCGCGGACGGCGTGATCGAAACCGTGGTCAGCGACCATTCGCCGTGTACGCCGGAGCTGAAGCGGTTCGACACCGGCGACTTCGGTCTCGCCTGGGGTGGGATCTCCAGTCTGCAGCTGGGTCTTCCGGCGGTCTGGACCCAAGCCAGGCAACGGGGTTTCACACTGTCCGATGTGGTCGCCTGGATGTCCGAGAACCCGGCGGCACAGGTGGGCATGCGGCGCAAAGGACGCCTCGAACCCGGCTGTGACGCGGATTTCTGCGTGTTCGCACCGGACGAGGCGTTCGTGGTGGACGTCGCGAAGCTGGCGCACCGCAACCCGGTGAGCGCCTACGACCAGCGCCCGCTGGCCGGGGTCGTGCGGGGCACCTGGCTGCGTGGGGAACCGGTGACCGGCGGCGAGCCGCGTGGGCGGCTGCTCAGGAGAGGAGACTGCTAG
- the uraD gene encoding 2-oxo-4-hydroxy-4-carboxy-5-ureidoimidazoline decarboxylase, which yields MPLALAEFNSAEAADVRPVLAACLAAPRWVETVLSGRPYADLAALHAAADLPLRRDEVRAAIATHPRIGEPPGGHRAEDGWSRADQSEVDNADEFVAANVEYEARFGHVFLVRAQGRSGAELLANLRKRLGNDPESELDVAGAELTEIAHLRLAKAVTA from the coding sequence GTGCCGCTCGCACTCGCCGAGTTCAACTCCGCGGAAGCCGCCGACGTCCGGCCCGTGCTCGCTGCCTGCCTGGCCGCGCCACGCTGGGTCGAGACCGTGCTGAGCGGACGCCCGTACGCCGATCTCGCCGCCCTGCACGCGGCCGCGGACCTGCCACTACGCCGGGACGAGGTTCGCGCCGCCATCGCGACGCATCCCCGGATCGGGGAACCGCCCGGCGGCCACCGCGCCGAGGACGGCTGGTCGCGGGCAGACCAGTCCGAAGTGGACAATGCGGACGAGTTCGTCGCCGCCAACGTCGAGTACGAAGCCCGCTTCGGCCACGTCTTCCTGGTGCGCGCACAGGGCCGCAGCGGGGCCGAACTGCTGGCAAACCTCCGGAAGCGGCTGGGCAACGACCCGGAGTCCGAATTGGACGTCGCGGGCGCCGAGCTGACCGAGATTGCGCATCTGCGGCTGGCGAAAGCGGTGACGGCATGA
- a CDS encoding helix-turn-helix domain-containing protein — protein sequence MQLEAEFTSEPFHGEGAPPEHALLARAAAEEAGLETDFGPLGTLARGSADELLESLPAIARAALEGGATRVTLQLRRTGETEPGPPVELNRALSRLIADVERELGAKLAELDRPGKQRAVRLLRERGAFHLRKSVSAVAEALGVTRFTVYNYLNREGD from the coding sequence GTGCAGTTGGAAGCCGAATTCACCAGCGAGCCGTTCCACGGCGAAGGCGCTCCGCCGGAGCACGCCCTCCTGGCCCGCGCCGCGGCCGAGGAGGCCGGGCTGGAAACCGACTTCGGCCCGCTCGGCACCCTCGCCCGCGGCAGCGCGGACGAGCTGCTGGAGTCGCTGCCCGCGATCGCGCGGGCAGCGCTCGAAGGCGGCGCCACCCGGGTCACCCTGCAGCTTCGGCGCACCGGCGAAACCGAGCCCGGCCCGCCCGTCGAGCTGAACCGCGCGCTGTCCCGGCTGATCGCCGACGTGGAGCGGGAACTGGGCGCGAAGCTGGCCGAGCTGGACCGCCCCGGCAAGCAGCGCGCGGTGCGGCTGCTGCGCGAACGCGGCGCGTTCCACCTGCGGAAATCGGTGTCCGCGGTGGCCGAAGCGCTGGGCGTCACCCGCTTCACGGTCTACAACTATCTCAACCGGGAAGGCGACTGA
- a CDS encoding ammonium transporter, which translates to MLNAGDTAWVLISAALVMLMTPGLAFFYGGMVRAKSVLNMLMMNFIALAVVGVLWVLFGFSMAFGNDAFGGLVGNFDFAGLSDTFGKLVGLAANGPPAVAWPGPDALPLLAFCMFQLMFAIITPALISGAIADRAKFWGWTLFVVIWVVIVYFPIAHWVFSFDGFTGADAVGGWIANKLKALDFAGGTAVHINAGAAGLALAIVLGKRKGWPKDTGRPHNVPFVLLGASLLWFGWYGFNAGSSLGANDLAGVAFTNTTVATAAAVLGWLVVEQLKFGKPTTLGAASGAVAGLVAITPACGFVSPLGSIAIGVIAGVLCALAVSLKYRFGFDDSLDVVGVHLVGGLVGTVLIGFFATTSVNSAGADGLFYGGGWKQLGIQVVAALAVLGYSFVLSLIIGFAIKKAGGFRVSAEDEVSGIDEAQHAESAYDFTGMGGIGQHSTFPVKPATATKLEETKA; encoded by the coding sequence GTGCTGAACGCCGGAGACACTGCGTGGGTACTGATCAGCGCCGCGCTGGTCATGCTCATGACGCCAGGACTCGCGTTCTTCTACGGCGGCATGGTCCGCGCGAAGAGCGTTTTGAACATGCTGATGATGAACTTCATCGCCCTCGCGGTCGTCGGGGTGCTGTGGGTGCTCTTCGGGTTCTCCATGGCCTTCGGGAACGACGCGTTCGGCGGCCTGGTCGGCAACTTCGACTTCGCCGGGCTGTCGGACACCTTCGGCAAGCTCGTCGGCCTCGCCGCGAACGGCCCGCCGGCGGTGGCGTGGCCGGGCCCGGACGCGTTGCCGCTGCTGGCGTTCTGCATGTTCCAGCTGATGTTCGCGATCATCACCCCGGCGCTGATCTCCGGCGCGATCGCGGACCGCGCGAAATTCTGGGGCTGGACCCTGTTCGTGGTGATCTGGGTGGTCATCGTCTACTTCCCGATCGCGCACTGGGTGTTCTCCTTCGACGGGTTCACCGGCGCGGACGCGGTCGGCGGCTGGATCGCCAACAAGCTCAAGGCTCTCGACTTCGCGGGCGGTACCGCGGTGCACATCAACGCCGGCGCCGCCGGCCTCGCGCTGGCCATCGTGCTCGGCAAGCGCAAGGGCTGGCCGAAGGACACCGGCCGCCCGCACAACGTCCCGTTCGTGCTGCTCGGTGCTTCGCTGCTGTGGTTCGGCTGGTACGGCTTCAACGCCGGTTCCTCGCTCGGCGCGAACGACCTGGCCGGCGTCGCGTTCACCAACACCACGGTGGCCACGGCGGCCGCGGTGCTCGGCTGGCTGGTCGTGGAGCAGCTGAAGTTCGGCAAGCCGACCACGCTCGGCGCGGCCTCCGGCGCGGTGGCCGGGCTGGTCGCGATCACCCCGGCGTGCGGGTTCGTCAGCCCGCTCGGCTCGATCGCGATCGGGGTGATCGCCGGGGTGCTGTGCGCGCTGGCGGTGTCGCTGAAATACCGGTTCGGCTTCGACGACTCGCTCGACGTGGTGGGCGTGCACCTGGTCGGCGGTCTCGTCGGCACCGTGCTGATCGGCTTCTTCGCCACCACGAGCGTCAACTCCGCGGGCGCCGACGGGTTGTTCTACGGTGGCGGCTGGAAACAGCTGGGCATCCAGGTGGTCGCCGCGCTCGCGGTGCTGGGCTACTCGTTCGTGCTGTCGCTGATCATCGGCTTCGCGATCAAGAAGGCGGGCGGGTTCCGGGTCAGCGCCGAGGACGAGGTGAGCGGTATCGACGAGGCGCAGCACGCGGAAAGCGCCTACGACTTCACCGGGATGGGCGGGATCGGCCAGCACAGCACGTTCCCGGTGAAGCCCGCCACCGCCACGAAACTCGAGGAGACCAAGGCATGA